The following DNA comes from Streptomyces globosus.
CGCCGCCGGGGGTCACCGCCCGCCCGGGAGGCAACGGCCGGTACTTCACCCGTTCGGCCGACCGAATTCACCCGTCTGCCCTCCGCGGGTGCAATCCTCCGCCTAAATCACCCCTCGGGCGAGACCGCTCTGCGCGGGACATCCCTTTACGGGCGCATTGCCTCCCACACAAGGGTCACAGCCTGTGACAGGAGTCACCACACGAGTTTTCGGTACCCGCACTTTTATCGCACCCATACGTCGGCTCAATTTAATATGTGCAATGGCACCTCCCCGGGGAGGCCGGCGCGACCGCGGCTGCCGCCCTGCCCGCGGGCACAAAAAAGATCGCGCTGGACCCGGCGGAGTCCAGCGCGACCGAACGGCCGGGCACCTGTTGGGGCAGGTCCGGCCGAATGAAGCACAGTGGGTTTCACCGGATTGGGGGATCCGATGCCTACCCGTTCAAAGCGGGGTGATGAACGCGACCTCAGGCCTCGCTGCGCTGCTGCGGAATTCCCGCGAGCAGGGCGCGGACCTCGGCCTCGCGGTAGCGGCGGTGCCCACCCAGGGTGCGGATGGACGTCAGCTTGCCGGCCTTGGCCCAGCGGGTCACCGTCTTCGGGTCCACGCGGAACATCGTGGCGACCTCAGCCGGGGTCAGCAGCGGCTCGGCATCAGGGGTGCGAGCGGTCATGAGCGGCCTCCTCGGGAGAACCGAACCATCTCGGTTCTTTCCTCTAAATTCTGCACCTTGGCCCGCGTTGCCCGAAATGGACATACGCGGGCCGAGTCGGTTATAGGACGAACGGCTTGTCCTCGGCACTACAACTACACCATCCGTCCAGCCGCGACGGCCAAACCGACGGAATTGCC
Coding sequences within:
- the bldC gene encoding developmental transcriptional regulator BldC, with the translated sequence MTARTPDAEPLLTPAEVATMFRVDPKTVTRWAKAGKLTSIRTLGGHRRYREAEVRALLAGIPQQRSEA